The following coding sequences are from one Salvia hispanica cultivar TCC Black 2014 chromosome 3, UniMelb_Shisp_WGS_1.0, whole genome shotgun sequence window:
- the LOC125210786 gene encoding coilin-like has translation MEVGKRIRVVFKDDDILSDTQKLEGLSRSWVLLEPHRHGAVSDLASHLLHAFRLHQSCPHGLILSISGFALPPFVSTRILKDDEVISVRKRKDILSIEGNNAAANDVEKLKALEKRPVDAGILLLANGDFEKEKGGYESEESEDDDEVLLDVVEDSAAENSRKKNRKRKAAKRLEGNKEKKQRSVVTGNASGDVCKEKKDASVARDNVENKDNPAKHSDEDNVVEPGEERIVVVQEKDNKTDDAEIPPKETKKVPSRSARRAYKKRIWLREMAKIQKQNATCESEGLRNWKEDQAKADRKKWNGQSNGQQKWKKYQAEGEKNKDDGQPKGLLHWKLFSQDNKVVKGKKHKRHSQNDDCLELPKQNGDVRKQKNQNGDVHKQQNQNYDKHEQLTQMSDTLEQPSHGMHEQPDQNSDASKQSNYNCLEENEFAPIEIRPGHIRFEPLEEEEAVQRDYAPLNTFNWNGITSKKKGQQWGKENCRFIPRNDYGTNKEDSEALIKEKKNQPNERINFDKLPPLPGAPKKGDLIAYRVLELSSTWTPELSAYRVGKVSWYNAGSQQMMLLPVPEYPLVSEENDEGEATELDNSLYREDGSLEIDFSALIDVRVLTNGGSKPGTKAVTLPGSSGEPTSEPSPDTRESDHGKETQQPSGEIGGNVWDQLSEALYAKKEQLSKENGWGSTPKKVVIYSDNSWGKNVKKMQPSPGSNWGKKQQPSQDNSWGKQNVGSKSWSHKAERQHTWSNNGYAEVKAGYMNDRN, from the exons ATGGAGGTGGGCAAGAGAATCCGAGTGGTATTCAAAGATGACGACATTTTGAGCGACACTCAGAAATTGGAGGGCTTGAGCCGCAGCTGGGTTCTGCTGGAGCCCCACCGCCACGGCGCCGTTTCCGACCTCGCCTCCCATCTCCTCCACGCTTTCCGACTCCACCAATCATGCCCCCACGGCCTCATCCTCTCC ATATCTGGCTTTGCATTACCACCGTTTGTATCTACCAGAATTTTAAAAGATGATGAGGTTATCAG TGTGCGGAAAAGGAAAGACATTTTGTCAATAGAAGGAAACAATGCTGCCGCTAATGatgttgagaaattgaaagcTCTGGAGAAGCGACCCGTAGACGCTGGCATCTTGCTTTTAGCAAATGGTGActttgagaaagaaaaaggtggTTATGAAAGTGAAGAAtctgaagatgatgatgaagtcTTGTTGGACGTAGTTGAAGATTCTGCAGCTGAAAattcaagaaagaaaaatcgCAAAAGAAAAGCAGCCAAGAGGCTAGAAGGCAATAA GGAGAAGAAACAACGTTCTGTGGTAACTGGAAATGCTTCCGGTGATGTttgtaaagagaaaaaagatgctTCTGTAGCTCGAGATAATGTGGAAAACAAAGATAACCCTGCTAAGCATAGTGATGAGGACAATGTGGTGGAGCCTGGCGAAGAGAG AATTGTTGTTGTTCAAGAGAAAGACAACAAGACCGACGATGCCGAAATCCCCCCTAAGGAAACAAAAAAG GTTCCAAGTAGAAGTGCTCGGCGGGcgtataaaaaaagaatttggtTGCGTGAAATGGCAAAAATTCAGAAGCAAAATGCTACTTGTGAATCAGAGGGTCTA CGAAACTGGAAAGAGGATCAAGCTAAAGCTGacagaaaaaaatggaatggCCAATCGAACGGACAG caaaagtggaaaaaataCCAAGCTGAGGGTGAAAAGAACAAAGATGATGGTCAGCCAAAAGGACTA CTACACTGGAAGCTATTTTCCCAAGACAACAAGGTTGTTAAGGGAAAGAAGCATAAACGACATAGCCAAAATGATGACTGTCTGGAACTTCCAAAACAAAATGGTGATGTACGCAAgcagaaaaatcaaaatggtgATGTACACAAGcagcaaaatcaaaattacgACAAACATGAGCAGCTGACCCAAATGAGTGACACATTAGAGCAGCCAAGCCACGGTATGCATGAGCAACCAGATCAAAACTCTGATGCATCAAAgcaatcaaattataattgtCTGGAGGAGAATGAATTTGCTCCCATCGAAATAAGGCCAGGACATATCCGCTTTGAACCTTTGGAAGAAG AGGAAGCTGTGCAGCGAGATTATGCACCTCTG AATACCTTTAATTGGAATGGAATTACTAGCAAGAAGAAAGGCCAACAGTGGGGGAAGGAAAACTGTAGATTCATTCCTAGAAACGACTACGGAACAAACAAAGAGGATTCTGAAGCACtgattaaagaaaaaaagaatcaaCCAAATGAGAGAATCAACTTTGATAAGCTTCCGCCTCTTCCTGGTGCGCCTAAG AAAGGAGATCTCATTGCTTATCGAGTTCTGGAATTGTCATCAACATGGACCCCTGAGCTTTCTGCATATAGg GTTGGAAAAGTATCTTGGTACAATGCAGGGTCCCAGCAAATGATGTTACTGCCGGTACCAGAATATCCACTCGTTTCTGAGGAAAATGATGAGGGTGAAGCCACAGAACTTGATAACTCTCTCTATAGAGAAGATGGGTCTTTGGAG ATTGATTTTTCAGCACTTATTGATGTACGTGTCCTCACCAATGGAGGATCAAAACCAGGAACTAAAGCCGTTACATTGCCTGGCAGCAGTGGCGAACCAACTTCCGAACCCAGCCCAG ATACTCGAGAATCAGACCATGGTAAAGAGACACAGCAGCCTAGTGGAG AAATTGGTGGGAATGTGTGGGACCAATTGAGTGAGGCTCTATATGCCAAAAAGGAGCAACTATCCAAGGAAAATGGTTGGGGCAGTACCCCCAAGAAGGTGGTAATCTATAGTGACAATAGTTGGGGGAAGAATGTGAAGAAGATGCAACCATCACCTGGAAGTAACTGGGGCAAGAAACAACAGCCGTCACAGGACAACAGTTGGGGGAAGCAGAATGTAGGCAGTAAATCATGGTCGCATAAAGCTGAGAGGCAACACACTTGGTCCAACAATGGCTATGCTGAGGTCAAAGCGGGATACATGAACGACCGGAACTAA
- the LOC125216424 gene encoding protein-tyrosine-phosphatase MKP1-like isoform X2: protein MIKEEEKHGASGGSWRTYSRSVSWTERPPRASSSSTTSRPQWNSKARSCLPPLQPLSIIRPSVEEWPRAGSDDLGEWSNNPPTPGGKPRGSVTPRESSNSDQPPREFEFRKDKLAFFNKECSRILDHIYLGSDAIGKNREILRQNGITHVLNCVGFVCPEYFKDELVYKTLWLQDCPSEDITSILYDVFDYFEDVHEQCGRVFVHCCKGVSRSTSLVIAYLMWKEGQSFDDAFQLVKEARDVTNPNVGFACQLLQFQKRVHALPASPTSLLRMYRMAPHSPYDPLHLVPKMLSEPGADKLDSRGAFVIQIPSALFVWTGKHCPAVMSDNVRETTSQVIRYERAQGPVITIKEGEETFEFWDAFTYRKSSADGCDSKSDEVKSLSSGTHLVTELIHPCPDQRKLAEYDLDFEIFNGALAGGVVPPLSGSETEICLPARETGWNRFRRKFANGVVKEIMTSSKLFSCKVAKPICEGMLTVGMCKEVDYFVSTAISSTSTGDLCDSLDSLSSYVTRSPPCVKRCPVPFHHLSHLQHLIMQVRVPLPIHRHPPKKRKILLTLP, encoded by the exons ATGATAAAGGAAGAGGAAAAGCATGGGGCTTCAGGTGGAAGTTGGAGAACATACTCACGTTCTGTGTCATGGACTGAACGCCCGCCAAGGGCCTCTAGTTCATCTACTACTTCTAGGCCACAATGGAACAGCAAAGCGCGTTCTTGTTTGCCGCCACTTCAGCCTCTTTCTATCATCCGCCCGAGCGTTGAGGAATGGCCTAGAGCTGGTTCTGATGATCTTGGCGAATGGTCTAATAATCCTCCTACTCCAGGTGGGAAGCCTCGTGGATCAGTGACTCCTCGTGAGAGCTCGAATTCTGACCAACCTCCTAGAGAATTTGAGTTTAGGAAGGACAAGCTTGCCTTCTTCAATAAGGAATGTTCGAGGATTCTTGATCACATCTACTTGGGGAGTGATGCAATTGGCAAGAATCGTGAGATCCTACGCCAGAATGGGATCACCCATGTGCTCAACTGTGTGGGGTTTGTTTGCCCGGAGTATTTCAAGGATGAGCTTGTCTACAAGACTCTTTGGCTGCAAGACTGCCCATCGGAGGATATCACAAGTATTCTCTATGAtgtgtttgattattttgagGATGTTCATGAACAATGTGGACGTGTCTTTGTTCACTGTTGCAAGGGAGTATCGCGGTCTACGTCATTGGTGATTGCTTATCTCATGTGGAAGGAGGGGCAGAGCTTTGATGATGCATTCCAGCTTGTTAAAGAAGCCAGAGATGTGACTAATCCAAATGTGGGATTTGCCTGTCAACTTCTGCAGTTCCAGAAGCGTGTGCACGCACTGCCTGCAAGCCCAACTTCTCTTCTTAGAATGTACCGAATGGCACCACACTCGCCATATGATCCCCTTCACCTTGTGCCTAAAATGTTGTCTGAACCAGGTGCAGATAAGCTCGACTCTCGTGGAGCATTTGTTATTCAAATTCCTTCAGCTTTATTTGTCTGGACTGGGAAGCACTGCCCTGCGGTGATGTCAGATAATGTCAGGGAAACTACCTCACAAGTTATTCGCTATGAGAGGGCCCAGGGCCCAGTTATAACTATAAAAGAAGGTGAAGAGacatttgaattttgggatgCCTTCACTTACAGAAAGAGTTCGGCAGATGGATGTGATTCAAAGTCCGATGAGGTAAAGAGCTTGTCTTCAGGGACTCACTTAGTGACTGAGTTAATTCATCCTTGTCCTGATCAAAGGAAACTGGCTGAGTATGATTTAGATTTTGAAATCTTTAATGGAGCACTGGCTGGTGGTGTGGTACCACCATTATCTGGATCAGAAACAGAGATATGTCTTCCTGCCAGAGAGACTGGTTGGAACAGATTCAGAAGAAAATTTGCTAATGGTGTTGTCAAAGAAATTATGACCTCATCTAAGTTGTTTTCTTGTAAAGTTGCAAAACCGATATGTGAAGGGATGCTGACAGTGGGCATGTGTAAAGAAGTGGATTACTTTGTCTCAACTGCCATTTCTTCAACATCTACTGGTGATCTGTGTGATTCACTGGATTCACTTTCTTCATATGTAACAAGGAGTCCACCATGCG TAAAACGATGTCCAGTTCCATTTCACCATCTCTCTCACCTTCAACATCTAATCATGCAAGTTCGTGTACCTCTTCCCATTCATCGTCACCCCCcgaaaaagaggaaaattctGCTAACCTTGCCTTGA
- the LOC125216424 gene encoding protein-tyrosine-phosphatase MKP1-like isoform X1 gives MIKEEEKHGASGGSWRTYSRSVSWTERPPRASSSSTTSRPQWNSKARSCLPPLQPLSIIRPSVEEWPRAGSDDLGEWSNNPPTPGGKPRGSVTPRESSNSDQPPREFEFRKDKLAFFNKECSRILDHIYLGSDAIGKNREILRQNGITHVLNCVGFVCPEYFKDELVYKTLWLQDCPSEDITSILYDVFDYFEDVHEQCGRVFVHCCKGVSRSTSLVIAYLMWKEGQSFDDAFQLVKEARDVTNPNVGFACQLLQFQKRVHALPASPTSLLRMYRMAPHSPYDPLHLVPKMLSEPGADKLDSRGAFVIQIPSALFVWTGKHCPAVMSDNVRETTSQVIRYERAQGPVITIKEGEETFEFWDAFTYRKSSADGCDSKSDEVKSLSSGTHLVTELIHPCPDQRKLAEYDLDFEIFNGALAGGVVPPLSGSETEICLPARETGWNRFRRKFANGVVKEIMTSSKLFSCKVAKPICEGMLTVGMCKEVDYFVSTAISSTSTGDLCDSLDSLSSYVTRSPPCGKNILTEVACPAPLSDCSLSRSRSSPFSLVDSFSSFHVSKTMSSSISPSLSPSTSNHASSCTSSHSSSPPEKEENSANLALRVEGSSPTCKEGF, from the coding sequence ATGATAAAGGAAGAGGAAAAGCATGGGGCTTCAGGTGGAAGTTGGAGAACATACTCACGTTCTGTGTCATGGACTGAACGCCCGCCAAGGGCCTCTAGTTCATCTACTACTTCTAGGCCACAATGGAACAGCAAAGCGCGTTCTTGTTTGCCGCCACTTCAGCCTCTTTCTATCATCCGCCCGAGCGTTGAGGAATGGCCTAGAGCTGGTTCTGATGATCTTGGCGAATGGTCTAATAATCCTCCTACTCCAGGTGGGAAGCCTCGTGGATCAGTGACTCCTCGTGAGAGCTCGAATTCTGACCAACCTCCTAGAGAATTTGAGTTTAGGAAGGACAAGCTTGCCTTCTTCAATAAGGAATGTTCGAGGATTCTTGATCACATCTACTTGGGGAGTGATGCAATTGGCAAGAATCGTGAGATCCTACGCCAGAATGGGATCACCCATGTGCTCAACTGTGTGGGGTTTGTTTGCCCGGAGTATTTCAAGGATGAGCTTGTCTACAAGACTCTTTGGCTGCAAGACTGCCCATCGGAGGATATCACAAGTATTCTCTATGAtgtgtttgattattttgagGATGTTCATGAACAATGTGGACGTGTCTTTGTTCACTGTTGCAAGGGAGTATCGCGGTCTACGTCATTGGTGATTGCTTATCTCATGTGGAAGGAGGGGCAGAGCTTTGATGATGCATTCCAGCTTGTTAAAGAAGCCAGAGATGTGACTAATCCAAATGTGGGATTTGCCTGTCAACTTCTGCAGTTCCAGAAGCGTGTGCACGCACTGCCTGCAAGCCCAACTTCTCTTCTTAGAATGTACCGAATGGCACCACACTCGCCATATGATCCCCTTCACCTTGTGCCTAAAATGTTGTCTGAACCAGGTGCAGATAAGCTCGACTCTCGTGGAGCATTTGTTATTCAAATTCCTTCAGCTTTATTTGTCTGGACTGGGAAGCACTGCCCTGCGGTGATGTCAGATAATGTCAGGGAAACTACCTCACAAGTTATTCGCTATGAGAGGGCCCAGGGCCCAGTTATAACTATAAAAGAAGGTGAAGAGacatttgaattttgggatgCCTTCACTTACAGAAAGAGTTCGGCAGATGGATGTGATTCAAAGTCCGATGAGGTAAAGAGCTTGTCTTCAGGGACTCACTTAGTGACTGAGTTAATTCATCCTTGTCCTGATCAAAGGAAACTGGCTGAGTATGATTTAGATTTTGAAATCTTTAATGGAGCACTGGCTGGTGGTGTGGTACCACCATTATCTGGATCAGAAACAGAGATATGTCTTCCTGCCAGAGAGACTGGTTGGAACAGATTCAGAAGAAAATTTGCTAATGGTGTTGTCAAAGAAATTATGACCTCATCTAAGTTGTTTTCTTGTAAAGTTGCAAAACCGATATGTGAAGGGATGCTGACAGTGGGCATGTGTAAAGAAGTGGATTACTTTGTCTCAACTGCCATTTCTTCAACATCTACTGGTGATCTGTGTGATTCACTGGATTCACTTTCTTCATATGTAACAAGGAGTCCACCATGCGGTAAGAATATCTTGACAGAAGTGGCATGTCCAGCCCCTCTTTCTGATTGTTCACTGTCACGATCACGATCATCACCATTCAGCTTGGTGGACTCATTTTCGTCTTTTCATGTCAGTAAAACGATGTCCAGTTCCATTTCACCATCTCTCTCACCTTCAACATCTAATCATGCAAGTTCGTGTACCTCTTCCCATTCATCGTCACCCCCcgaaaaagaggaaaattctGCTAACCTTGCCTTGAGAGTGGAAGGTTCAAGTCCTACCTGTAAAGAAGGGTTTTAG